A window of the Emys orbicularis isolate rEmyOrb1 chromosome 1, rEmyOrb1.hap1, whole genome shotgun sequence genome harbors these coding sequences:
- the LOC135891220 gene encoding olfactory receptor 5V1-like, which produces MEQENQTQVTEFIFLGFSSLLHGQAFLFLVFLVIYLVTLVGNSMIFTLIQLDSHLHSPMYFLLSHLSCLDICFSSVTVPKILVNFLREQETISYCECMAQMFFLMSCAGAECALLAVMAYDRYAAICNPLRYTDIMSRRVCVSLAMGSWLWGLLDSAIHTFMASSLSFCGANQLHHIFCDVPPLLKIACSDTYVNEMALHAASVFVGLSPFLLIVISYLYILVAILRIRSNTGRRKAFSTCAAHLIVVTIYFGMANLNYNRPSAGYSMGVDTLVSTLYCIVTPMLNPLIYSLRNQEVKGALRKALGSQKREYASPGRQ; this is translated from the coding sequence ATGGAACAGGAGAATCAGACACAGGTGACAGAGTTCATCTTCCTGGGCTTCTCCAGCCTTCTCCATGGCCAGGCCTTCCTTTTCCTGGTGTTCCTGGTGATCTACCTTGTCACCCTGGTGGGGAATTCCATGATATTCACCCTCATCCAGCTGGATTCCCATCTTCACAGCCCCATGTACTTTTTACTCAGCCACTTATCCTGCTTGGATATTTGCTTCTCGTCAGTCACAGTCCCCAAGATCCTGGTGAACTTCCTGCGTGAGCAGGAGACCATCTCCTACTGCGAGTGCATGGCCCAGATGTTCTTCCTGATGTCATGCGCGGGAGCTGAGTGCGCGCTCCTAGCCGTCATGGCCTATGACCGGTATGCAGCCATCTGCAACCCCCTGCGCTACACTGACATCATGAGCCGGAGGGTGTGCGTCTCACTCGCCATGGGGTCCTGGCTCTGGGGTCTCCTGGACTCAGCCATACACACCTTCATGGCCTCCAGCTTATCCTTCTGTGGCGCCAACCAGCTTCACCACATCTTCTGTGatgtccctcccctgctgaaGATCGCCTGCAGTGACACCTATGTCAATGAAATGGCGCTTCATGCTGCTAGTGTCTTTGTGGGCCTGAGCCCGTTTCTGCTCATCGTCATCTCCTACCTCTACATCCTGGTAGCCATCCTCAGGATCCGCTCCAACACAGGAAGGCGCAAGGCATTCTCCACCTGCGCCGCACACCTGATCGTGGTCACCATATACTTTGGGATGGCCAACCTCAACTACAATCGCCCCAGCGCAGGCTACTCCATGGGAGTGGACACCCTGGTGTCCACGCTGTACTGCATCGTCACCCCCATGCTGAACCCACTCATCTACAGCCTCCGCAACCAGGAAGTGAAGGGGGCCCTGAGGAAGGCTCTAGGGAGCCAGAAGAGGGAATATGCTTCCCCAGGCAGGCAGTGA